Proteins co-encoded in one Pseudarthrobacter chlorophenolicus A6 genomic window:
- a CDS encoding MerR family transcriptional regulator, with product MSPKGDAGGLKQPTAGAAVPVSGAQGLLFTEDLPVLDEDAGYRGPTACKAAGITYRQLDYWARTGLVEPAVRGAAGSGSQRLYGFRDILVLKVVKRLLDTGVSLQQIRTAVEHLRERGVEDLAQITLMSDGASVYECTSADEVIDLVQGGQGVFGIAVGRVWREVEGSLASLPSEHAAEQTFPDDELSKRRAARKIS from the coding sequence GTGAGTCCTAAAGGTGATGCAGGCGGGCTGAAGCAGCCCACGGCCGGTGCCGCCGTACCCGTAAGCGGTGCCCAGGGCCTCCTCTTTACCGAAGACCTCCCTGTCCTGGACGAGGACGCCGGCTACCGCGGTCCCACCGCGTGCAAGGCAGCCGGGATCACTTACCGGCAGCTCGACTACTGGGCCCGGACCGGACTGGTGGAGCCGGCTGTACGCGGCGCGGCCGGATCCGGCTCGCAGCGCCTGTACGGATTCCGCGACATCCTTGTCCTCAAAGTGGTCAAGCGGCTCCTCGATACTGGAGTTTCCCTCCAGCAGATCCGTACCGCAGTGGAGCACCTGCGTGAACGGGGCGTGGAAGACCTCGCCCAGATCACCCTGATGAGCGACGGCGCAAGCGTTTACGAATGCACCTCCGCCGACGAAGTCATTGATCTCGTCCAGGGCGGCCAGGGAGTCTTCGGCATCGCAGTGGGCCGCGTATGGCGCGAGGTGGAGGGCAGCCTCGCTTCGCTGCCCAGTGAGCACGCGGCCGAACAGACGTTCCCTGACGACGAACTCAGCAAACGGCGGGCCGCACGCAAGATCAGCTGA